In the genome of Streptomyces pactum, one region contains:
- a CDS encoding DUF397 domain-containing protein — MSELEWLRAEPEDGEELESYLEVAAGPDGMIYMRETSDPDNVVVTTQAKWEAFLLGIKAGEFDDFAEEPPGTGG; from the coding sequence ATGTCCGAACTCGAATGGCTGCGCGCGGAACCCGAGGACGGCGAGGAGCTGGAGTCGTACCTGGAGGTCGCCGCGGGTCCGGACGGAATGATCTACATGCGCGAGACCAGCGATCCGGACAACGTCGTCGTCACCACACAGGCCAAGTGGGAGGCGTTCCTCCTGGGCATCAAGGCCGGTGAGTTCGACGACTTCGCCGAGGAACCGCCGGGAACCGGTGGCTGA
- a CDS encoding SCO6880 family protein: MTTEAQSHPIAPRRTYLIGRARPNAVIGKNRESGEIALVIAGAFIGMMCGLLVPVLTLRIVTLVGFPTLALAAVYVPYKGRTFYKWFEINRSYKRLQRKGATYRSAAAEAGTRLDGREVEIGPPPGIGRINWLSAPFGPDEIAVLLHADRRTVTAAIEIEGPGVGLRDSEDQEALVERFGTLLKHVANGDGFVTRLQMLARTLPADPDAHAKDVERRGDQQAPAWLKDSYDQLLSMVSTSSEQHRAYLVACMHYTRELAAEAQAIARAARHTAGGRKLDKDSGLAVVMARELTDICARLAEADIRVRQPLGQSRLASLIHSMYDPDHPIDHIQAMSRRNAWPAELDAMEPTYLQAKTRESTTREPWCHATAWVKEWPMTPVGVNFLAPLLVHTPDVIRTVAVCMDLEPTEVAIERMLTEKTNDEADASRAAKMNRTVDPRDIAAHGRLDQRGEDLASGAAGVNLVGYITVSSRSPEALARDKRTIRASAGKSYLKLEWCDREHHRAFVNTLPFATGIRR; encoded by the coding sequence TTGACCACGGAGGCCCAGTCCCATCCCATCGCGCCCCGCCGGACCTATCTGATCGGCCGTGCCCGGCCCAACGCCGTCATCGGCAAGAACCGGGAGTCCGGCGAGATCGCGCTGGTCATCGCCGGCGCCTTCATCGGCATGATGTGCGGCCTGCTGGTGCCGGTGCTGACGCTGCGCATCGTCACCCTGGTCGGCTTCCCGACCCTCGCCCTCGCCGCGGTGTACGTCCCGTACAAGGGCCGGACGTTCTACAAGTGGTTCGAGATCAACCGCTCGTACAAGCGGCTCCAGCGGAAGGGCGCCACCTACCGGTCGGCCGCCGCCGAAGCCGGCACCCGGCTGGACGGACGGGAGGTGGAGATCGGCCCGCCGCCCGGCATCGGCCGGATCAACTGGCTCTCCGCCCCCTTCGGCCCGGACGAGATCGCGGTGCTGCTGCACGCCGACCGCCGCACCGTCACCGCCGCGATCGAGATCGAGGGCCCGGGCGTCGGACTCCGCGACTCCGAGGACCAGGAGGCGCTCGTCGAGCGCTTCGGGACGCTGCTCAAGCACGTGGCCAACGGCGACGGCTTCGTGACCCGGCTGCAGATGCTCGCCCGGACCCTGCCCGCCGACCCGGACGCGCACGCCAAGGACGTGGAGCGGCGCGGCGACCAGCAGGCGCCCGCCTGGCTGAAGGACTCCTACGACCAGCTGCTGTCCATGGTGTCCACCTCCTCCGAGCAGCACCGCGCCTACCTGGTCGCCTGCATGCACTACACCCGCGAGCTGGCCGCCGAGGCACAGGCCATCGCCCGCGCCGCCCGGCACACCGCCGGCGGCCGGAAGCTGGACAAGGACTCCGGCCTCGCCGTGGTGATGGCCCGCGAGCTGACCGACATCTGCGCCCGGCTCGCCGAGGCCGACATCCGGGTGCGACAGCCGCTGGGCCAGAGCCGGCTGGCGTCGCTCATCCACTCCATGTACGACCCGGACCACCCCATCGACCACATCCAGGCGATGAGCCGGCGCAACGCCTGGCCGGCCGAGCTGGACGCGATGGAGCCGACCTACCTCCAGGCCAAGACCCGCGAGTCCACCACCCGCGAGCCCTGGTGCCATGCCACCGCCTGGGTGAAGGAGTGGCCGATGACCCCGGTGGGCGTCAACTTCCTGGCGCCGCTGCTGGTCCACACCCCGGACGTGATCCGTACGGTCGCGGTCTGCATGGACCTGGAGCCCACCGAGGTGGCGATCGAACGCATGCTCACCGAGAAGACCAACGACGAGGCGGACGCCAGCCGGGCCGCCAAGATGAACCGCACCGTGGACCCCCGCGACATCGCCGCCCACGGCCGTCTGGACCAGCGCGGCGAGGACCTCGCCAGCGGCGCCGCGGGCGTCAACCTGGTCGGCTACATCACGGTCTCCTCCCGCTCCCCGGAGGCGCTCGCCCGGGACAAGCGCACCATCCGCGCCTCGGCCGGCAAGAGCTACCTCAAGCTGGAGTGGTGCGACCGGGAACACCACCGGGCGTTCGTGAACACCCTGCCGTTCGCGACCGGCATCCGCCGGTGA
- a CDS encoding ATP-binding protein, giving the protein MGAVTDAFTSFLFGKVETTRLPVRTSTGQAQAVYLPTAAPGLGDSGVIIGREVYSGKGYIYDPFQLYGQQLPAPHWLVLGESGNGKSALEKTYVLRQLRFRDRQVVVLDAQGEDGVGEWNLIAEELGITPIRLDPMAALDGGIRLNPLDPSITTTGQLALLRTIIEVAMGHGLDERAGFALKVAHAFVNETITDRQPVLTDIVDQLRHPESQSAASMNVDIDDVRAWGLDVALVLDRLVDGDLRGMFDGPTTVGIDLDAPLIVFDLSHIDRNSIAMPILMAIVGVWLEHTWIRPDRKKRIFLVEEAWHIINSPFVAQLFQRLLKFGRRLGLSFVAVVHHLSDVVDGAAAREAAAILKMASTRTVYAQKADEARATGRVLGLPRWAVEIIPTLTPGIAVWDVNGNVQVVKHLITEAERPLVYTDRAMTEDAMAAELRRRAETEAEERAAAAVEQRLAEEAEEAPYGGPSYDGSSYGSTVA; this is encoded by the coding sequence ATGGGCGCCGTCACCGACGCCTTCACCAGTTTTCTCTTCGGGAAGGTGGAGACGACCCGGCTGCCGGTCCGCACATCGACCGGACAGGCGCAGGCCGTCTACCTCCCCACCGCCGCGCCCGGCCTGGGCGACTCCGGCGTGATCATCGGGCGCGAGGTGTACTCCGGCAAGGGCTACATCTACGACCCCTTCCAGCTGTACGGCCAGCAGCTGCCGGCCCCGCACTGGCTGGTGCTCGGCGAGTCCGGCAACGGCAAGTCGGCGCTGGAGAAGACGTACGTCCTGCGCCAGCTGCGGTTCCGCGACCGCCAGGTGGTGGTGCTGGACGCCCAGGGCGAGGACGGGGTCGGCGAGTGGAACCTCATCGCCGAGGAGCTGGGGATCACCCCCATCCGGCTCGACCCGATGGCCGCGCTGGACGGCGGCATCCGGCTGAACCCGCTGGACCCGTCCATCACCACCACCGGACAGCTGGCCCTGCTGCGCACCATCATCGAGGTCGCCATGGGGCACGGGCTGGACGAGCGGGCCGGTTTCGCCCTGAAGGTGGCGCACGCCTTCGTCAACGAGACCATCACCGACCGGCAGCCGGTGCTCACCGACATCGTGGACCAGCTGCGCCACCCCGAGTCCCAGTCCGCCGCCTCCATGAACGTGGACATAGACGACGTACGGGCCTGGGGCCTGGACGTCGCGCTGGTGCTGGACCGGCTGGTCGACGGTGACCTGCGCGGCATGTTCGACGGGCCGACGACCGTGGGCATCGACCTGGACGCGCCGCTCATCGTCTTCGACCTCTCCCACATCGACCGGAACTCCATCGCCATGCCGATCCTCATGGCGATCGTCGGCGTGTGGCTGGAGCACACCTGGATCCGGCCGGACCGCAAGAAGCGCATCTTCCTCGTCGAAGAGGCCTGGCACATCATCAACAGCCCGTTCGTCGCCCAGCTCTTCCAGCGGCTGCTGAAGTTCGGACGCCGCCTGGGCCTGTCCTTCGTCGCGGTGGTGCACCACCTGTCCGACGTGGTGGACGGCGCGGCGGCACGGGAGGCCGCGGCCATCCTCAAGATGGCGTCCACCCGTACGGTCTACGCCCAGAAGGCGGACGAGGCCCGGGCCACCGGGCGGGTCCTGGGCCTGCCCCGTTGGGCCGTCGAGATCATCCCCACCCTGACCCCGGGCATCGCGGTCTGGGACGTGAACGGAAACGTGCAGGTGGTCAAGCACCTCATCACCGAGGCCGAACGCCCGCTGGTCTACACCGACCGGGCGATGACCGAGGACGCGATGGCCGCGGAACTCCGCCGGCGGGCGGAGACCGAGGCCGAGGAGCGCGCGGCCGCGGCGGTGGAGCAGCGGCTGGCGGAGGAGGCCGAGGAAGCGCCGTACGGCGGCCCCTCCTACGACGGATCGTCGTACGGCTCGACGGTGGCATGA
- the proC gene encoding pyrroline-5-carboxylate reductase, with product MTQKVAVLGTGKIGEALLSGMIRGGWAPSDLLVTARRAERAAELRTRYGVETVSNAEAAKTADTLILTVKPQDMGVLLDELAPHVPADRLVISGAAGIPTAFFEARLAPGTPVVRVMTNTPALVDEAMSVISAGTHATAGHLAHAEEIFGGVGKTLRVPEAQQDAATALSGSGPAYFYFLVEAMTDAGILLGLPRDKAHDLIVQAAIGAAVMLRDSGEHPVKLREAVTSPAGTTINAIRELERHGVRAALIAALEAARDRSRELASGNG from the coding sequence ATGACGCAGAAGGTCGCCGTGCTGGGCACGGGAAAGATCGGCGAGGCACTCCTGAGCGGGATGATCCGCGGCGGCTGGGCCCCTTCCGACCTCCTGGTCACCGCCCGCCGCGCGGAGCGCGCCGCCGAGCTGCGCACCCGCTACGGGGTCGAGACGGTCTCCAACGCGGAGGCGGCCAAGACCGCCGACACGCTGATCCTCACCGTCAAGCCCCAGGACATGGGCGTCCTGCTCGACGAACTCGCCCCGCACGTTCCCGCCGACCGTCTGGTGATCTCCGGTGCGGCGGGCATCCCCACCGCGTTCTTCGAGGCCCGGCTCGCCCCCGGCACCCCGGTGGTGCGGGTCATGACCAACACCCCGGCCCTCGTGGACGAGGCGATGTCGGTCATCTCGGCGGGCACGCACGCCACCGCCGGGCACCTCGCCCACGCCGAGGAGATCTTCGGCGGGGTCGGCAAGACCCTCCGCGTCCCCGAGGCCCAGCAGGACGCCGCCACCGCGCTCTCTGGCTCGGGACCGGCGTACTTCTACTTCCTCGTGGAGGCCATGACGGACGCGGGCATCCTGCTGGGACTGCCGCGCGACAAGGCGCACGACCTGATCGTGCAGGCCGCGATCGGCGCCGCCGTGATGCTCCGGGACAGCGGCGAGCACCCCGTCAAACTCCGGGAGGCGGTGACCTCACCGGCCGGCACCACCATCAACGCCATCCGCGAGCTGGAACGCCACGGGGTACGGGCCGCGCTGATCGCCGCCCTGGAGGCGGCCCGCGACCGCAGCCGGGAACTCGCCTCCGGCAACGGCTGA
- a CDS encoding SulP family inorganic anion transporter codes for MPSRSQTLLDRFRGVDGGTLRADFTASLVVFLVAVPLCVGVAVASGVPAELGLITGIVGGLVTGLMPGSSLQVSGPAAGLTVLVYEAVDAYGVGALGVLVLAAGVLQLAMGALRLGRWFRAISVAVVQGMLAGIGLVLIAGQLYALTDTAAPGSGLGKLAGLPELVLDTAGSRAALEALAVGAGTVAVLVIWPWWQRGAKVLPAPLAAVALATVAVAVPDLPVARVEVQGLLDAVRVPDGGDLADLAEFGVLGTVLAFTLIASAESLFSAAAVDRLHDGPRTDYDRELIAQGAGNAVCGALGALPMTAVIVRSAANVRAGARTKASRVLHGVWLLVFAVLFPAALGVIPVCALAGVLIHAGWKLIPLRDLVPLWRDHRGEAVVLITTAVAIVVTNMFEGVLIGLLLAVAKTAWETSHVHVEVTGLGGDRSGHPAGHGGQDGDGAVGTGESGETAETKGVVGTKGAKGTEGPGDGDRTGPVRARIVGNATFLRLPKLLDELEALPRDRQVQLDLRDLRHMDHACRTALTAWAERHNAVVAPDTEDTGDAGGHRGCRGRQWRRGCRGPGKPGTPGMPARA; via the coding sequence ATGCCCAGCAGATCCCAGACCCTTCTCGACCGGTTCCGGGGCGTGGACGGCGGCACCTTACGCGCCGACTTCACCGCGTCCCTCGTGGTGTTCCTCGTGGCCGTACCGCTGTGCGTCGGCGTCGCGGTGGCCTCCGGCGTCCCCGCCGAGCTGGGGCTGATCACCGGCATCGTCGGTGGCCTGGTCACCGGCCTGATGCCCGGCAGCAGCCTCCAGGTGAGCGGTCCGGCCGCGGGGCTGACGGTGCTCGTGTACGAGGCGGTGGACGCGTACGGGGTGGGGGCGCTGGGTGTGCTGGTGCTCGCCGCCGGTGTCCTGCAACTGGCCATGGGAGCCCTGCGGCTGGGCCGCTGGTTCCGGGCCATCTCGGTGGCCGTGGTGCAGGGCATGCTCGCGGGCATCGGCCTGGTGCTGATCGCCGGGCAGCTGTACGCGCTCACCGACACCGCCGCCCCCGGCAGCGGGCTCGGGAAGCTCGCCGGACTGCCGGAACTGGTGCTGGACACCGCCGGCTCACGGGCCGCGCTGGAGGCGCTGGCGGTGGGTGCCGGCACGGTGGCGGTACTGGTGATCTGGCCCTGGTGGCAACGGGGTGCGAAGGTGCTGCCCGCCCCGCTGGCGGCGGTCGCGCTGGCCACCGTGGCGGTCGCGGTGCCGGACCTGCCGGTGGCCCGGGTCGAGGTGCAGGGCCTGCTGGACGCGGTACGGGTGCCGGACGGCGGTGACCTCGCCGACCTCGCGGAGTTCGGTGTGCTCGGCACCGTCCTGGCGTTCACCCTGATCGCCTCGGCGGAGAGCCTGTTCAGCGCGGCGGCCGTGGACCGGCTCCACGACGGCCCGCGCACCGACTACGACCGGGAACTCATCGCCCAGGGCGCCGGCAACGCGGTGTGCGGGGCGCTCGGCGCGCTGCCGATGACCGCCGTGATCGTGCGGAGCGCCGCCAACGTACGGGCGGGCGCGCGGACGAAGGCGTCCCGGGTGCTGCACGGGGTGTGGCTGCTGGTCTTCGCGGTGCTGTTCCCCGCCGCCCTCGGGGTGATACCGGTCTGCGCGCTGGCGGGCGTCCTGATCCACGCCGGCTGGAAGCTCATACCGCTGCGCGACCTGGTGCCGCTGTGGCGGGACCACCGGGGGGAGGCGGTGGTGCTGATCACGACCGCCGTGGCCATCGTGGTGACCAACATGTTCGAGGGGGTGCTCATCGGGCTGCTGCTGGCCGTCGCCAAGACCGCCTGGGAGACCTCCCACGTACACGTCGAGGTGACCGGGCTGGGCGGAGACCGCAGCGGGCACCCGGCCGGACACGGAGGCCAGGACGGTGACGGGGCCGTGGGGACGGGCGAGAGCGGCGAGACGGCAGAAACGAAGGGTGTGGTGGGGACGAAGGGGGCCAAGGGGACGGAGGGGCCCGGTGATGGTGACCGGACCGGACCGGTACGGGCCCGGATCGTCGGCAACGCGACGTTCCTGCGGCTGCCGAAGCTGCTCGACGAGTTGGAGGCGCTCCCCCGGGACCGCCAGGTCCAGCTGGACCTGCGGGACCTGCGCCACATGGACCACGCCTGCCGTACCGCGCTGACCGCCTGGGCCGAGCGGCACAACGCGGTGGTGGCCCCGGACACCGAAGACACCGGGGACGCCGGGGGGCATCGGGGGTGCCGGGGGCGTCAGTGGCGCCGGGGATGCCGGGGCCCCGGGAAGCCAGGGACACCAGGGATGCCAGCCCGGGCATAG